The following proteins come from a genomic window of Plectropomus leopardus isolate mb chromosome 11, YSFRI_Pleo_2.0, whole genome shotgun sequence:
- the cdkn1cb gene encoding cyclin-dependent kinase inhibitor 1C, translating to MSNVQLSSSALDRLVARRTFPLHRRTSVCRNLFGPVDHDELSREMKSKLREISERDQQRWNFNFETNTPLDGDYKWEEVPVDKTPVFYQDSVQSGRTRVPETPVKHMPSMDSVLPESPDMDVQERLAVPESSSTPCPVEVNQENRTDKLNSGKPAHKQVPCVRRKRTATTNNNTHITDFFVKRKRPADKKCNDLNACQQSKSPIPVEQTPRKRIR from the exons ATGTCCAACGTCCAGTTATCGAGCAGCGCTCTGGATAGGCTGGTGGCCAGGAGGACCTTTCCTCTCCACAGACGCACCAGCGTCTGCCGCAACCTCTTCGGACCGGTGGATCACGACGAACTGAGCCGGGAGATGAAATCCAAGCTGCGGGAGATTTCTGAACGAGACCAGCAGAGATGGAACTTTAATTTCGAGACAAACACCCCGCTGGATGGGGATTACAAGTGGGAAGAGGTGCCTGTGGATAAGACCCCGGTGTTTTATCAGGACTCTGTACAGAGTGGCAGGACCAGGGTGCCGGAGACACCCGTCAAGCACATGCCATCCATGGACTCTGTTCTCCCGGAGAGCCCTGACATGGATGTACAGGAGCGCTTGGCCGTGCCCGAGAGCAGCAGCACTCCCTGCCCGGTGGAAGTTAACCAGGAGAACCGCACAGACAAGCTGAACTCAGGGAAGCCGGCTCATAAACAGGTCCCGTGTGTCAGACGCAAGAGGACGGCCACTActaacaacaacacacacattacag ACTTCTTCGTCAAACGAAAGAGGCCTgctgataaaaaatgtaatgatctGAACGCTTGCCAACAATCCAAGTCTCCAATCCCGGTGGAACAGACTCCACGAAAGAGGATCCGTTGA